A genomic region of Chloracidobacterium sp. contains the following coding sequences:
- a CDS encoding methyltransferase domain-containing protein codes for MKERLLDLLACPTCGGDILLAYASSYEDKEIIEGVLTCRKCTREYKVVHGVPRFADLGKVDEDKAATAENFGWQWTNFTQEDSRYEEQLLGWLQPVKPEFFEGKIVLEGGCGKGRHTKLTAKWGAKEVVGIDLGDGVESAFALTRNLPNVHIVQCDIYKLPLRKVFDYAFSVGVLHHTPDPKGAFLSLAGKVKKGGHLSAWVYGAENNEWITRYVDPVRNGFTSRISQPVLYQVSKLPTLGVFLSTKLVYRPLNSVAKPVASRLFYNEYLNHLGTFGWREHHNIVFDHLVAPTAFYLSKTEFEQWWSEVDATDVEITWHNKNSWCGFGKL; via the coding sequence ATGAAAGAGAGACTTCTGGACCTTCTGGCATGCCCCACGTGCGGTGGTGATATCCTGCTCGCTTACGCGAGTTCCTACGAGGACAAGGAGATCATAGAAGGTGTCTTGACCTGTAGGAAATGCACGCGCGAATACAAGGTCGTCCATGGTGTCCCACGGTTTGCCGACCTTGGTAAGGTCGACGAAGATAAGGCGGCAACGGCCGAGAATTTTGGCTGGCAATGGACAAATTTTACACAGGAAGACTCACGTTACGAAGAGCAATTGCTGGGCTGGCTCCAGCCCGTAAAACCTGAGTTTTTCGAAGGAAAGATAGTCCTCGAAGGCGGCTGCGGCAAAGGCCGCCATACAAAACTCACCGCCAAATGGGGAGCAAAAGAGGTCGTCGGCATCGACCTCGGAGACGGCGTTGAATCCGCATTCGCCCTTACCCGCAACCTGCCAAACGTGCATATCGTCCAGTGCGATATCTACAAGCTGCCGTTAAGAAAAGTATTCGACTACGCATTTAGCGTTGGCGTCTTACACCACACACCAGACCCGAAGGGAGCGTTCCTCTCGCTGGCTGGCAAGGTAAAAAAGGGCGGACATCTCTCGGCCTGGGTTTATGGCGCGGAGAACAACGAATGGATCACGAGATACGTGGATCCCGTGCGGAATGGCTTCACATCGCGAATCTCTCAGCCTGTGCTATACCAGGTTTCAAAGCTGCCGACGCTTGGCGTTTTTCTCTCGACAAAGTTGGTTTATCGCCCGCTGAACTCCGTCGCAAAGCCGGTGGCAAGCAGACTTTTTTATAACGAATATCTCAATCACCTCGGAACCTTCGGCTGGCGCGAGCATCACAATATCGTCTTTGACCATCTGGTTGCTCCGACCGCATTCTATCTCTCAAAGACAGAGTTTGAACAATGGTGGAGTGAGGTCGACGCAACTGATGTCGAGATCACATGGCACAATAAGAACAGTTGGTGTGGATTTGGCAAATTATGA
- a CDS encoding class I SAM-dependent methyltransferase, with amino-acid sequence MNADLPQEMQQHTYAIMDEVEGSHWWFVGRRAILESFLESIVSRLETSDSRLRVLDVGCGTGANIEMLSQYGDAEGVDVSDDALEICRRKGLKVEKGLAERLPYNDGAFDVTTALDVIEHLDDDVAGLKEMHRVTRGGGYSLFFVPAFMWLWGVQDDISHHRIRYTRKQIVERIENAGYTVERATYANWTFFAPILGGRVIMKLTGIKPASENNINVSALNGVFGKLFSAERFWLKKFNFPIGVSIVVVARKN; translated from the coding sequence ATGAATGCCGACCTGCCACAAGAAATGCAGCAGCACACCTACGCCATCATGGACGAGGTCGAGGGCTCGCATTGGTGGTTTGTCGGCCGTCGCGCAATTCTCGAGAGCTTTCTCGAATCGATCGTCTCAAGGCTTGAGACTTCAGACTCACGACTGCGTGTCCTGGATGTCGGCTGCGGCACCGGAGCGAATATTGAGATGTTGTCGCAATACGGCGACGCCGAGGGCGTCGATGTATCGGACGACGCGTTGGAAATCTGCCGCCGCAAGGGATTAAAGGTAGAAAAAGGCCTCGCCGAGCGGTTGCCTTACAATGACGGAGCCTTTGATGTTACGACAGCCCTCGACGTGATTGAGCATCTCGACGACGACGTTGCGGGCCTCAAAGAGATGCATCGGGTCACTCGTGGCGGCGGGTATTCGCTGTTTTTTGTGCCCGCGTTCATGTGGCTGTGGGGCGTGCAGGATGATATCTCGCATCATCGCATTCGTTACACACGGAAACAGATCGTCGAACGGATCGAGAACGCCGGTTACACGGTCGAGCGGGCAACCTACGCAAATTGGACCTTCTTCGCCCCGATCCTCGGCGGCCGTGTGATAATGAAACTAACCGGCATCAAACCAGCCTCCGAGAACAACATCAACGTGTCCGCCCTTAACGGCGTGTTTGGAAAGCTATTCTCGGCCGAGCGGTTCTGGCTCAAGAAGTTCAATTTTCCCATCGGCGTCTCGATCGTGGTCGTAGCGAGAAAGAACTGA